One window from the genome of Cyprinus carpio isolate SPL01 chromosome B1, ASM1834038v1, whole genome shotgun sequence encodes:
- the LOC109053645 gene encoding LOW QUALITY PROTEIN: protocadherin-23-like (The sequence of the model RefSeq protein was modified relative to this genomic sequence to represent the inferred CDS: inserted 2 bases in 1 codon): MQRTYTNYFHMKMEIYVQTLLQFLLLTLFCEDGCAQVFNLSLSIEEGLPAKTIVGDIRAGLPAKSQSSGFFISESRDSDVFRDFEIDGDTGIISTAVVLDRERTNKYEFAAATLKGEVIKVIIEVKDVNDHSPAFPVKTIQLNVSELSPPGACFELEGAQDQDEGDYGIQGYRITDGDMRKLFKVEIRNSGGGIFSFDLILQARLDREMTSFYSFTIEAFDGGLPPKTGQLQVHITVLDENDNQPVFNQTEYHAVVLEKTPIMTPVCQVFATDPDLGSNGWVTYKINRRQSDPNEFFVIDSSSGIISVNKLLDYENQSFFELVVTAWDSGIQPESSSTFVSIKVLDVNDNHPNISILFLNEAGAPEVSEGARPGDYVARIAVSDPDLGDVKKIDVHLQGGDGMFSLKSTDDFLYVLCVDGPLDREVKDVYELTVTARDFGSPPLSSKTTFQVQVTDVNDNPPVFDQNIYEESIPEDVHEGTALFRVKATDRDLGGDSGIIYSIMQPEQEQLLNINATSGLITTAAGLDHERETELRFLVVATDGGSPSLSSTATLTIHVVDVNDNKPIFKQQFYNVTVKEHTTVGTCILQVTAIDADDAEFGSVQYSLYDGFSSKDDHPYFHINSVTGEICVSQDIDHEAGLVTFDLSIKAEDKDGLSSQTFVHISVEDVNDNAPVFSPEKYVTSVSIHAQPGTELLCIFASDRDSGNNGKITYELLPGDSASLFTVDQSTGSVFLNASLSQLRSSSVKLSVSAQDGGGTSAVYPANITMNILQSDQPPALFQKAHYTFSISEDAPVGSSVGLVQAVTPANSVELVSFIISSGDPQRLFSIDSQSGIITTGQPLDHESLSYVILNIQFHMGTLPIYSSAQVNISITDVNDNPPVFQKTSEHITISHNTPPGTPIFIPHAHDADSGLNGRIHYMLRPESHLFSIHPRIGTLMLNGDLSGDSSQRYELNVIAEDEGYPSLSSTLRLAIEMDFLGSVEDTLAFETLVYQVEIGESAPKDTRMIQVRAHGARSQHGGTPGKAPPIITYSLKALSGVPPFRIHPETGWMFVSQSLDYETEPIYRFSVCAKAQNGKTEATATVVVTVQDENDNAPVFSRDVYFFSLQEGPSPHGMIGTVKATDRDTRNNGALSYILLSEGKYFRINPRTGEIINMVALDREEQAQHVLRVMATDQGRPRLNTTTTVHILVTDVNDNPPQFTHLPPTKELNVQVWAGIGVNSVVITMFAKDLDAGENGTVKFTMKDNRLGHFSIDNRNGDVRVTSRFSSNPQKRYTLRVVATDNGLFPLEENAVVHIQVYALDQQNGNPKDFQSLEYLTVREDVKLGTVVGSLGISNAPDMQLRYSIVEGDGSLQFGIKSSSGELYVAQHLDYEVTQRYFLVVRAEAPPTFNVTAFVAISVVDVNDHTPWFPGNDNFVVFGVFEDVTNGTVVYVFNAHDGDGSLRNSELYYSLTYDPDPAIKGLPLHIDPHTGVVKTNGRLDREHTENIVFRVTVSDNAEEPNDRKHTSVIAQAILLDINDNSPTFVSTEMASVPEDTEVGLLVHHVMAKDEDEGSNGHVIYSVISGNEMGYFHMESTGHLYLNSSLDYESQNVHILTIQAKDSGIPSLSSTQMLTVKILDVNDKPPVFQQHIYNTTVMENREPGEIIITVTVVDLDSEANSAVSYSLLPGPGYELFTINSHTGQISTSTWLDREIQSSFTLRVQAEDSGTPSLSSTATVLCSXLDDNDNTPEFSQPDLHIVIPENLPPGVIHILQASDIDNGLNGTIQYFIEEDKECFSIDAVTGAISTTRMLDREERSNYSLVITAADHGHPPLSSTALLHISLSDENDNSPSFTRKSYHSSISEGLPAGSEILHLIAWDPDEGPNGVVTFSLAEENSGNFYVDGSTGVIRLTKPLDRETRSQHVFRAVASDGCSQGPRSSVATVTIQVEDINDNPPACINKSMQVSVSSITTRPSQPIITVAAQDPDQGDNGTVVFSLADEDEMFWVDESGAVRLKAPLSNEVYGTKLLQIQAADLGRPSLTSSCLVLIQLNGEEPPLQFTEELYEVTMPENSKTGSWVANVVAHDQTADEGTIKYSIFSGNENEAFTINPITGDITVREQGLMDFEVQHKIHLVVLAENGHQTSYARVAITLQDVNDNAPVFKQSYYRTAVWEGQIHNTYVMQVLATDSDSGVNGQISYFIVDGNHNNAFVIDSVRGILATSAVLDREIVSSYKLILQAEDMGSPPLTGTCTVRVQIVDVNDNSPTIPSMEPVTIAENLPVGYIVTQVTANDVDLSPSATYRFIEKDQTSRSFAIDQYSGVITTTKSLDYEDQAVYTLRVEASDSVHQTEAEISIKVLDVNDNPPVFSQESYQVVLPERTSANSYVVSVSATDKDSGQNGRISYRLLSSPARGFYIDPENGSVFTNKPLSYVANGNMLRLLVEARDSGDPNLFSVTSVDIEVVDFNDNAPFFTQNSYEVSVPEDVSVGCTLLTLFAEDKDYSNKNTHLEYAIVGGNDERRFSLEVVSIPGKAQSQTVGQIVLCDTLNREATDTYLLTVTVTDRGTPPLNSSTVVSVKVLDINDNAPVFSSPEYHAQVTENSPLGTALIYVSAYDPDLGANGTITYNIISGNNRGLIRVDPATGVLEVNGTLDYEEDSKFTLTVQASDGNPSDKKISFAVVYILVLDENDHSPFFMFPTHNCSVPENLPAFTHVCTVHAVDEDAGTFGVLTYSILTPCFVDYDSSNPEKKESFGVDPLTGDIHTKQTFDFEGESEFCFVVEARDKGDQVATLRVRIEIEGIDEFSPIFTQNVYHFSLPTNVRVGQSIGQLMAMDHDGGLDGLVEYSLVNPSPLFSVNKTTGYLYISNSVYQKRSPISNETTVDLTVLASSPKLDSKTSICHVVVNISSSAKALTSVDLSVHTASLTVSLIVFLLLLISFIYIVLRYRFKEKSVKKATYLSANLNHESDSLGTTRENLHSSISGIDLQELQEPVDMWGRMDIPNPSRNSNSKTSSGRGSTEEETTEDQEIKMINKFACFKQLSSVTTQLSDSGIPGDSDQLSFHSVYEDPSSSANIGIVQIVDMPSSESLHNFKDEGGGEGMLPQVVNMKEVEEVMRRCMSMSDDQGSVEGSLTNLISSEEQLHGSYSWDYFLNWQPRFQSLASVFTDIGMLPNEGMRARDVEPESQSLLRPPPLITAVAQPGIRAVPPRMPYRRSPLVRMPTYTKTHTRNTELTHSAMTPSFSPSLSVLTVRTPSTSPVVSETGLGCYTKIATLPRDILDEAEIQV, from the exons ATGCAACGAACTTATACtaattattttcatatgaaaatggaGATTTACGTACAGACTTTACTTCAGTTTCTCTTATTGACATTATTTTGTGAGGACGGTTGCGCACAGGTGTTCAATCTCAGTCTCTCCATAGAGGAAGGTTTACCTGCAAAAACTATTGTCGGGGATATAAGAGCTGGACTGCCGGCGAAAAGCCAAAGTTCTGGATTTTTTATATCTGAGAGCCGAGACTCCGATGTGTTCAGAGACTTTGAGATCGATGGAGACACCGGGATCATCTCCACCGCCGTGGTGTTGGATCGAGAGCGCACAAATAAGTACGAGTTCGCGGCCGCCACTTTAAAAGGAGAGGTTATTAAAGTAATCATCGAGGTGAAGGATGTGAATGATCATTCTCCTGCATTCCCTGTGAAAACAATACAGTTGAATGTGTCTGAATTGAGCCCTCCAGGAGCCTGTTTTGAGTTGGAAGGAGCTCAGGACCAGGATGAGGGTGATTATGGCATCCAGGGCTACAGAATAACAGACGGAGACATGAGGAAACTTTTTAAAGTCGAGATCCGCAATAGTGGAGGTGGTATCTTCAGTTTTGACCTTATTCTGCAAGCAAGATTAGACAGAGAAATGACAAGCTTCTACAGTTTCACAATTGAGGCATTTGATGGTGGTTTGCCACCCAAAACAGGCCAGTTGCAAGTACATATTACTGTACTTGATGAAAATGACAACCAGCCTGTGTTCAATCAAACAGAGTACCATGCTGTTGTATTGGAAAAGACCCCAATAATGACACCTGTTTGCCAGGTATTTGCGACAGACCCAGATCTTGGCAGCAATGGCTGGGTCACCTATAAGATCAATCGCCGTCAAAGTGACCCAAATGAGTTTTTCGTTATTGATAGTTCATCAGGTATCATTAGTGTCAATAAACTTTTGGACTATGAAAACCAGTCATTTTTTGAGCTTGTTGTGACAGCATGGGATTCTGGGATTCAGCCTGAATCCTCCAGCACATTTGTAAGTATTAAAGTCCTGGATGTCAATGACAACCACCCAAATATTAGCATCCTTTTTCTTAATGAGGCCGGAGCACCTGAAGTATCTGAGGGAGCGAGACCTGGAGACTATGTTGCAAGGATTGCAGTCTCAGATCCAGATTTAGGAGATGTCAAGAAGATTGATGTGCACCTCCAAGGTGGGGATGGGATGTTCTCCCTCAAATCCACTGATGATTTTCTTTATGTTCTCTGTGTGGATGGCCCACTGGACCGAGAGGTAAAGGACGTGTATGAACTCACTGTGACAGCCAGAGATTTCGGTTCTCCTCCTCTGAGcagcaaaacaacatttcagGTTCAGGTCACAGATGTGAATGACAATCCACCTGTTTTTGACCAAAACATCTATGAGGAGAGCATTCCTGAGGATGTGCATGAGGGAACAGCTCTCTTCCGAGTCAAGGCCACAGACAGAGATCTTGGTGGAGATTCTGGAATCATCTACTCTATTATGCAGCCAGAGCAGGAGCAGTTGTTGAATATAAATGCAACATCAGGTCTCATTACCACTGCTGCAGGCCTAGaccatgagagagagacagagctgaGGTTCTTGGTGGTGGCTACCGATGGTGGTTCCCCCTCTCTGTCCTCTACAGCCACCCTGACCATTCATGTGGTAGATGTCAATGACAATAAACCTATATTCAAACAACAGTTCTATAACGTTACTGTCAAAGAGCACACAACTGTTGGGACATGCATCTTACag GTCACTGCCATAGATGCTGATGATGCTGAGTTTGGATCAGTGCAATACTCCCTCTATGATGGCTTCAGCAGCAAGGATGACCACCCTTACTTTCACATCAACTCTGTCACTGGGGAAATCTGTGTGTCTCAAGATATTGATCATGAAGCTGGCcttgtgacctttgacctgtcaATTAAAGCTGAAGATAAA GATGGGCTCAGTTCACAGACATTTGTTCACATCAGTGTGGAGGATGTGAATGATAATGCTCCTGTTTTTAGTCCTGAGAAATACGTCACGAGTGTGAGCATCCATGCCCAACCTGGCACTGAGCTACTCTGCATTTTTGCTTCTGACCGGGATTCTGGGAACAATGGAAAAATTACCTATGAGCTTCTGCCAGGAGATTCTGCCTCTTTATTCACTGTGGACCAGTCAACAG GTTCCGTCTTCCTGAACGCTTCACTTTCCCAGCTGCGCAGCAGCAGTGTGAAGCTGTCTGTCTCTGCTCAGGACGGAGGAGGCACGTCTGCTGTTTATCCTGCTAACATCACCATGAACATCTTGCAGAGTGACCAGCCTCCTGCCCTCTTCCAAAAAGCCCACTACACCTTTTCTATCTCCGAGGATGCCCCCGTGGGCTCCTCTGTTGGTTTGGTTCAGGCTGTTACCCCTGCCA ATTCAGTGGAGCTAGTCTCATTCATCATATCCTCAGGTGACCCTCAGCGGCTTTTCTCAATTGATTCCCAGTCAGGCATCATCACCACTGGCCAGCCACTGGACCATGAGTCCCTGTCTTATGTTATTCTGAATATACAGTTCCACATGGGAACCCTTCCTATTTACAGCAGTGCTCAGGTCAATATCTCCATCACTGATGTCAATGACAACCCTCCTGTGTTCCAGAAGACCTCAGAACACATCACCATATCCCACAACACCCCTCCAGGCACACCAATTTTCATTCCACATGCCCACGATGCTGACAGCGGCCTTAATGGCAGAATTCACTACATGTTACGTCCTGAAAGCCACTTGTTTTCCATTCACCCACGTATTGGGACTCTAATGCTGAATGGCGACCTTTCAGGAGATTCCAGCCAGAGGTACGAGCTCAACGTCATAGCTGAGGATGAGGGTTATCCTTCATTGAGCTCTACGTTACGTCTTGCGATAGAGATGGATTTCTTAGGGTCTGTAGAAGACACACTAGCCTTTGAAACTTTGGTTTATCAAGTGGAAATTGGAGAAAGTGCTCCAAAAGACACTAGAATGATTCAGGTACGTGCTCATGGAGCCAGATCCCAGCATGGAGGGACCCCTGGCAAAGCGCCCCCTATCATTACTTACTCTCTTAAAGCCCTCTCTGGAGTCCCACCATTCAGAATCCACCCAGAGACTGGATGGATGTTTGTATCTCAGAGTCTTGACTACGAAACGGAACCCATCTACAGATTTAGTGTGTGTGCAAAGGCACAAAATGGCAAAACGGAGGCCACAGCAACGGTGGTTGTCACAGTTCAGGATGAGAATGACAATGCACCTGTGTTCAGTAGGGATGTGTACTTCTTCAGTTTGCAGGAGGGACCGTCTCCTCATGGGATGATTGGAACAGTAAAAGCTACAGACAGAGATACACGTAACAATGGAGCATTGTCCTACATCTTGCTGTCTGAGGGAAAATACTTTCGCATCAACCCCAGAACAG gAGAAATCATAAACATGGTGGCTTTGGATCGTGAGGAACAGGCACAGCATGTTTTGAGGGTGATGGCCACAGATCAGGGTCGACCACGTCTCAACACCACCACTACTGTTCACATCCTTGTCACAGACGTCAACGATAACCCCCCACAGTTCACACACCTACCTCCCACTAAAGAGCTAAACGTACAG GTGTGGGCAGGAATTGGTGTGAATTCAGTTGTAATCACTATGTTTGCAAAAGACCTGGATGCTGGAGAGAATGGAACTGTCAAGTTCACAATGAAAG ataatcGGCTGGGCCACTTTAGTATTGATAACCGCAATGGTGATGTGAGGGTGACATCACGGTTCTCCTCAAACCCACAGAAGCGCTACACCCTGAGAGTTGTTGCCACAGACAATGGTCTTTTTCCTCTGGAGGAGAATGCAGTTGTTCACATACAG gttTATGCCTTAGACCAACAAAATGGAAACCCAAAGGATTTTCAGAGCCTCGAATACCTCACTGTGCGGGAAGATGTAAAACTGGGAACTGTTGTTGGATCACTTGGGATTTCTAATGCACCAGATATGCAGTTACGATATTCTATTGTCGAGGGTGATGGTAGTTTGCAGTTTGGCATCAAAAGCTCTAGTGGTGAGCTTTATGTGGCCCAACATCTGGACTACGAAGTCACACAGCGCTACTTCCTGGTTGTACGAGCAGAAGCCCCTCCCACGTTCAATGTCACTGCATTTGTGGCGATCAGTGTTGTTGATGTCAATGACCACACCCCCTGGTTTCCTGGTAATGACAACTTTGTTGTGTTCGGTGTTTTTGAGGATGTTACCAATGGAACGGTGGTCTATGTGTTTAATGCACATGATGGTGATGGAAGTCTGCGTAACAGTGAGCTTTATTATTCTTTGACCTATGACCCCGACCCTGCCATAAAGGGGCTGCCTTTACACATCGACCCTCACACTGGAGTTGTCAAAACAAATGGACGGTTGGACCGTGAGCACACCGAGAACATTGTATTTAGAGTGACTGTCAGTGACAATGCAGAAGAGCCTAATGATAGGAAACATACATCAGTCATAGCACAGGCGATTCTGTTGGATATCAACGACAATAGTCCCACATTTGTCTCCACTGAAATGGCTTCTGTCCCAGAGGACACTGAGGTGGGActtttggttcatcatgtgatgGCCAAAGATGAAGACGAAGGGAGTAACGGGCATGTCATTTACAGTGTAATTTCAGGCAATGAGATGGGCTACTTTCATATGGAAAGCACAG GGCATCTGTACCTGAATTCATCCCTGGATTATGAATCCCAGAATGTCCATATCCTCACTATCCAGGCCAAAGACAGCGGCATCCCTTCTCTGTCGTCTACTCAGATGCTCACAGTGAAGATTTTGGATGTTAATGACAAACCTCCTGTGTTCCAGCAGCACATTTACAATACCACCGTCATGGAGAACAGAGAACCCGGAGAGATCATTATCACAGTCACTGTAGTTGACCTGGATTCAG AGGCGAATTCTGCTGTTAGCTACAGCTTGTTACCTGGTCCTGGATACGAGCTCTTTACGATAAACTCCCACACTGGTCAGATCAGCACCTCAACTTGGCTAGACAGAGAGATCCAATCCAGTTTTACTCTCAGAG TTCAGGCAGAGGACAGTGGCACTCCGTCTCTGTCCAGCACTGCCACAGTCCTGTGCTC CCTGGATGATAATGACAACACTCCAGAATTTTCTCAGCCTGACTTGCACATAGTTATCCCAGAGAACTTGCCACCAGGAGTCATTCACATCCTCCAGGCCTCAGATATTGATAATGGACTAAATGGAACTATTCAGTACTTCATAGAAG AAGATAAAGAGTGTTTCAGCATTGACGCTGTTACTGGAGCAATCAGTACCACGAGAATGCTGGACAGAGAGGAGCGATCCAACTACTCACTCGTCATCACTGCAGCTGACCATGGGCATCCACCTCTGAGCTCTACTGCACTGCTGCACATCAGCCTCTCAGATGAAAATGATAACAGCCCCTCATTCACTCGGAAAAGCTATCATTCCAGCATTAGCGAGGGGCTCCCTGCAGGTTCAGAGATCCTACATCTGATAGCATGGGATCCCGACGAGGGGCCCAATGGTGTAGTGACGTTCTCCTTGGCGGAGGAAAATTCTGGAAACTTTTATGTTGATGGCTCTACTGGTGTGATAAGGCTCACAAAGCCATTGGACCGTGAAACTCGTTCCCAGCATGTTTTCCGTGCTGTAGCTTCAGACGGCTGCAGCCAGGGTCCACGCAGCTCAGTCGCTACAGTTACAATACAAGTGGAAGATATTAATGACAATCCACCGGCATGCATTAACAAGTCCATGCAGGTGTCAGTGTCTTCCATAACCACACGTCCCAGTCAACCCATCATAACGGTTGCAGCCCAGGATCCAGACCAAGGAGACAATGGGACAGTAGTTTTTAGTTTAGCAGATGAAGATGAGATGTTTTGGGTTGATGAGTCTGGAGCTGTGAGGTTGAAAGCCCCCCTGAGTAATGAGGTGTATGGGACAAAGCTGCTCCAAATACAGGCTGCGGATCTAGGTAGACCTTCCCTCACCTCTAGCTGCCTTGTGCTCATTCAGCTTAACGGTGAAGAGCCACCATTACAGTTTACTGAAGAACTCTATGAAGTCACGATGCCAGAGAACAGCAAGACAG GTTCTTGGGTGGCAAATGTTGTAGCTCATGACCAGACAGCAGATGAAGGAACGATCAAGTACAGTATTTTTAGTGGCAATGAAAATGAAGCCTTCACGATTAACCCAATTACAG GTGACATCACAGTTAGGGAGCAGGGACTGATGGACTTTGAGGTACAGCATAAAATTCACCTAGTGGTTTTGGCTGAAAATGGACACCAAACATCCTATGCCAGGGTGGCTATCACTCTACAGGACGTCAATGACAATGCTCCAGTGTTCAAGCAAAGCTACTATAGAACAGCTGTATGGGAGGGACAAATTCATAACACCTATGTCATGCAG GTGTTAGCGACAGATTCTGACAGTGGTGTAAATGGGCAGATCAGCTACTTCATTGTGGATGGGAACCACAATAATGCATTTGTGATCGATTCTGTTCGTGGGATTCTTGCCACCAGTGCTGTCTTGGACAGAGAAATTGTCTCATCCTACAA gTTAATTCTTCAGGCTGAGGACATGGGGAGTCCTCCCCTTACAGGCACctgcactgttcgtgtccagattGTAGATGTGAATGACAATAGTCCTACGATTCCATCCATGGAACCAGTGACCATTGCAGAAA ATCTTCCTGTTGGCTACATTGTCACACAAGTGACTGCGAATGATGTAGACCTTAGCCCTTCTGCAACATACAGATTCATAGAGAAGGATCAGACCAGCAGAAGTTTTGCAATTGACCAGTACTCAGGAGTAATTACCACAACTAAAAGTCTGGACTATGAAGATCAAGCTGTCTATACATTGAGAGTGGAAGCATCAGACTCTGTCCATCAAACGGAGGCTGAAATCTCGATCAAGGTGTTGGATGTCAATGATAACCCTCCAGTCTTCTCTCAGGAGTCATACCag GTTGTGTTGCCGGAGCGGACATCAGCAAACTCATATGTTGTGTCTGTATCAGCAACTGATAAAGACTCTGGCCAAAATGGAAGAATTTCTTACAGGCTTCTTTCCTCCCCAGCGAGAGGATTCTACATTGATCCTGAAAATG GTTCAGTGTTTACCAACAAGCCTCTGAGCTATGTTGCAAATGGAAACATGTTACGGTTACTGGTGGAGGCACGTGACAGTGGTGACCCAAACCTATTTAGTGTCACTTCTGTGGACATAGAGGTGGTGGACTTTAATGATAATGCCCCATTTTTTACGCAGAACTCATACGAGGTGAGTGTTCCTGAGGATGTATCTGTTGGATGCACTCTCCTCACTCTCTTCGCAGAGGACAAGGACTACTCAAATAAAAACACCCATTTGGAGTATGCAATCGTAGGTGGAAATGATGAGAGGCGGTTCAGCCTTGAAGTTGTTAGCATTCCAGGGAAAGCCCAAAGCCAAACTGTTGGCCAAATAGTGCTCTGTGATACTCTGAACCGAGAGGCCACAGACACTTACTTATTGACTGTGACTGTAACAGACAGGGGAACCCCTCCCCTTAACAGCTCGACTGTGGTATCAGTCAAAGTCCTTGATATTAATGACAATGCACCTGTTTTCAGTAGTCCAGAATACCATGCACAGGTCACTGAGAACAGCCCCTTAGGTACAGCCCTTATCTATGTCTCTGCCTATGATCCTGATCTAGGCGCAAATGGGACCATAACGTACAACATCATCTCAGGTAACAACAGAGGCCTGATCAGAGTGGACCCTGCAACAGGTGTTCTTGAAGTTAATGGTACACTGGACTATGAAGaggacagcaaatttacactaACAGTCCAAGCATCAGATGGTAACCCAAGTGACAAAAAGATATCTTTTGCCGTTGTTTACATATTGGTGCTGGATGAGAATGACCATTCCCCATTCTTCATGTTCCCCACCCACAACTGCTCTGTGCCTGAAAACCTGCCAGCTTTTACCCATGTGTGCACAGTACATGCTGTTGATGAAGACGCAGGAACCTTCGGAGTACTTACTTATTCCATTTTAACCCCCTGTTTCGTGGATTATGACAGTAGCAACCCAGAGAAGAAAGAATCCTTTGGTGTTGATCCTCTTACTGGAGACATCCATACAAAACAGACGTTTGACTTTGAAGGAGAGAGTGAATTCTGCTTTGTGGTAGAGGCACGTGACAAAGGAGATCAAGTGGCAACCTTGAGAGTACGAATCGAAATTGAAGGCATTGATGAGTTCagccccatcttcacacagaatGTGTACCATTTCTCTCTGCCGACCAATGTCAGGGTTGGCCAAAGTATAGGCCAGCTGATGGCTATGGATCATGATGGTGGTCTGGATGGTTTGGTGGAATACTCTTTAGTCAACCCATCCCCATTATTCAGTGTCAACAAAACAACTGGCTACCTATATATCTCAAACTCTGTGTATCAGAAAAGAAGCCCCATCTCAAATGAGACAACAGTGGACCTGACTGTTCTAGCAAGCAGCCCCAAACTAGACTCCAAGACGTCAATCTGCCATGTAGTTGTGAACATATCCAGTTCAGCAAAGGCTCTGACAAGTGTTGATCTCAGTGTCCACACTGCCAGTCTCACTGTGTCATTGATAGTGTTCCTCCTActtttaataagctttatttacatTGTTCTAAGGTACAGGTTCAAAGAGAAATCCGTAAAGAAAGCAACTTACTTATCTGCTAACCTCAACCATGAGTCTGACTCTTTAGGAACAACACGTGAGAACCTTCACAGCAGTATCAGTGGTATTGACCTCCAAGAATTACAAGAACCAGTAGACATGTGGGGAAGAATGGATATCCCAAACCCTTCAAGAAACTCAAACTCGAAAACCTCGAGTGGAAGAGGATCTACTGAGGAAGAGACTACTGAAGATCAAGAGATCAAAATGATCAACAAGTTTGCATGTTTTAAACAACTCAGCTCTGTCACAACACAACTCTCAGACTCAGGGATCCCTGGGGACTCAGACCAACTCTCCTTCCATTCGGTATATGAAGACCCATCTTCCAGTGCCAATATAGGTATAGTCCAAATAGTGGACATGCCCAGTTCTGAAAGTCTCCATAATTTCAAGGATGAAGGAGGGGGTGAGGGAATGCTCCCTCAGGTGGTCAACATGAAGGAAGTGGAGGAAGTCATGAGAAGGTGCATGTCTATGTCTGATGACCAAGGTTCAGTTGAGGGCTCACTCACCAATCTGATTTCCTCTGAAGAACAGCTACATGGAAGCTACAGTTGGGACTACTTTCTCAACTGGCAGCCACGCTTCCAATCTTTGGCCTCTGTTTTTACAGACATTGGGATGCTTCCAAATGAAGGAATGAGGGCCAGAGATGTGGAGCCAGAGTCTCAGAGCCTTCTACGCCCACCTCCTCTCATCACAGCAGTTGCCCAGCCAGGAATACGTGCTGTCCCTCCCAGAATGCCCTATAGAAGATCACCACTGGTCAGAATGCCCACATACACCAAGACACACACTAGAAACACAGAGTTGACCCACTCAGCAATGACTCCTAGTTTCTCCCCCTCACTGTCAGTACTTACCGTTAGGACACCTAGTACCTCTCCAGTGGTCTCAGAGACAGGTTTGGGATGCTACACAAAAATTGCAACACTGCCAAGAGACATCTTGGATGAAGCAGAGATTCAAGTGTAa